AATGCAGCGTCACGGTCCTTATTCAACAGAGGAGCAACTCGGAAAAGGGTCATCGCTAAAGGCTGATAGGCTTACTGAGCAGCGAGATAAACGAATGCTTCTTAGGCTGCGGTAAGCATAAGGGTAAGTACAACGCGCAATATTATCATAGCGGATCTTGACAAAAGGCTGTACTAAGCATTATGCACCACAAATCTAGTAACGATCCGCAATTCGGGATATTTTCACTATTCAGCTCCGAGTTGACACAGCAGGTGAAGATATTGATTGCCTGACACACCTGGGATTGACTATATCAAGCTGGGAGCTTAAATAACGAACAGGCATTGCGTGTCGTTTGGGAAGCCAACTGTTCTAGAGATACGCCCCTAAGCCCACTCAAATACTCGGCAACGTAACGAACGTATGCTGGCTGATTGCGGCGATCGCCCCGCTTGGGCACAGGAGCCAGAAACGGACAGTCGGTTTCAATCAGGAGGCGATCGCCTGGAACCATACGCGCCGACGCCTGCACCTCCTGAGCGTTTTTGAATGTCACGATTCCGCTAAAGCTGATGAAAAAACCCAAGTCCAAAAACCACCGTGTTTCCTCCGGAGTACCGCTCCAGCAATGCATGACGCCCTGTACAGCACCCTGAGTTTCCCAGAATGAGGTCAGAAGCTGAGCCATTTCCTTAGCGGCATCCCGACAGTGGATGATCACGGGTAAATCCAGGAATCGCGCAATTTGGAGTTGCGCCTCAAACGCTGTCTTCTGTTGAGCGATGTTGTCTGCCTTGTAGAAATCTAGACCTGTTTCTCCAATAGCAACAACGCGGGAATCAGACTGAGCCAAGCGCTGAATTTCAGCTTGAGTATCAGACGACCACTGATTCACATCAAGCGGATGCAGCCCTACCGCAAAAAACAGCTCTGGAAATCGATCAGCCAATGCCTGAATTGAATGGAACTCTGAAGGCTCCACACAAGAATGCACAAGACGAAAGACACCTGCATCTCGCCACGCTTGGGCGATCGCATCTAAGTCCGGCTGGAA
This portion of the Synechococcales cyanobacterium T60_A2020_003 genome encodes:
- a CDS encoding TatD family hydrolase, whose amino-acid sequence is MQLIDTHVHINFDVFQPDLDAIAQAWRDAGVFRLVHSCVEPSEFHSIQALADRFPELFFAVGLHPLDVNQWSSDTQAEIQRLAQSDSRVVAIGETGLDFYKADNIAQQKTAFEAQLQIARFLDLPVIIHCRDAAKEMAQLLTSFWETQGAVQGVMHCWSGTPEETRWFLDLGFFISFSGIVTFKNAQEVQASARMVPGDRLLIETDCPFLAPVPKRGDRRNQPAYVRYVAEYLSGLRGVSLEQLASQTTRNACSLFKLPA